One Micromonospora eburnea genomic region harbors:
- a CDS encoding winged helix-turn-helix domain-containing protein, translated as MSGIPTASLVIGIASSPDERRRLAQLLAGAAAILIVSSVDQARQFLGAPGASRATPAPPVEAAAPEAPAGVGTPPELSVDSDRRVLRWLDREIELTPLEHDFLRCLVGTPGQVWTYERLHLTVWGNRHLGRGSDMHSVVRRVRRKLARLDASATIHAVRGVGFRLATA; from the coding sequence ATGAGCGGAATTCCGACCGCATCCCTGGTCATCGGCATTGCGTCCTCGCCGGACGAACGCAGGCGGCTCGCACAACTGCTCGCCGGGGCGGCGGCCATCCTGATCGTGTCGAGCGTCGACCAGGCCCGACAGTTTCTCGGCGCGCCCGGGGCGTCCCGGGCCACCCCCGCACCACCCGTCGAGGCCGCGGCCCCCGAGGCCCCAGCGGGCGTCGGCACGCCGCCCGAACTGAGCGTCGACTCCGACCGACGGGTGCTGCGCTGGCTGGACCGGGAGATCGAACTGACCCCGCTGGAGCACGACTTCCTGCGCTGCCTGGTCGGCACACCCGGACAGGTGTGGACCTACGAGCGGCTGCACCTGACCGTCTGGGGCAACCGACACCTGGGCCGCGGCTCCGACATGCACTCGGTGGTGCGCCGGGTACGGCGCAAGCTCGCCCGGCTGGACGCCTCGGCGACGATCCACGCGGTCCGTGGGGTCGGCTTCCGCCTGGCCACCGCCTGA
- a CDS encoding SigE family RNA polymerase sigma factor produces MPYADVGSSPADSDEATSFDAFYRATRQRLFDFLHALTGDAAEAQDVLHEAYARAWQRWSTVTTYEAPEAWVRTVARRIAVSRWRRARNRLIAHRRSGPPGEIPGPDPNRVALLAALARLPVEQRTAIVLHHLCDLPVAEVARETGTPEGTVKARLARGRRALAGLLGVDLEETSHV; encoded by the coding sequence ATGCCGTACGCCGACGTCGGCTCGTCGCCAGCCGACAGCGACGAGGCGACGTCCTTCGACGCCTTCTACCGGGCCACCCGGCAGCGGCTCTTCGACTTCCTGCACGCCCTGACCGGTGACGCCGCCGAGGCGCAGGACGTGCTGCACGAGGCCTACGCCCGGGCGTGGCAGCGGTGGTCGACGGTGACCACGTACGAGGCGCCCGAGGCGTGGGTACGCACCGTGGCCCGGCGGATCGCGGTGAGCCGGTGGCGGCGGGCCCGCAACCGGCTGATCGCCCACCGCCGGTCCGGTCCACCAGGAGAGATACCAGGTCCCGACCCGAACCGGGTCGCGCTCCTCGCCGCGCTCGCCCGCCTGCCGGTCGAGCAACGGACCGCCATCGTGCTGCATCACCTCTGCGACCTGCCGGTGGCCGAGGTCGCCCGGGAGACGGGCACGCCCGAGGGCACGGTCAAGGCCCGGCTGGCACGCGGTCGGCGTGCCCTCGCCGGCCTGCTCGGCGTCGACCTGGAGGAGACGAGCCATGTCTGA
- a CDS encoding multidrug effflux MFS transporter: MSTRQRLRLVLVLGSLIAIGPLTIDMYLPALPAITTDLHTTSAAVQLTLTGTLAGLALGQLLIGPLSDAVGRRKPLLAGIGLHIVASALCAIAPDIGVVGVLRVLQGLGVAASSVVATAVVRDLFSGAAFAKLFSRLMLVMGVAPILAPTLGSGLLRWSDWRGVFVALAVFGVLLVVVAAVGLQETLPPERRRHGGVTATVRDYATLLRDRTFVGLVLVAGLAMAALFAYVAGSSFVFQQQYGLDEQQFGLAFGAGAVGLITATQLNVRLLRRYPPQRILVAALGAGTVAGLVLLAVAATGFGGLAAILASLWVVLAAAGLAMPNAPALALSRHGEAAGTAAALLGAVQFGTGALAAPLVGALGTGSVAMAAVVAGGMVTAMAVLLAVVRPARLAEIEPAAVAVAAH; this comes from the coding sequence ATGAGCACCCGGCAACGGCTGCGCCTCGTCCTCGTCCTCGGCTCGCTGATCGCCATCGGGCCGCTGACCATCGACATGTACCTGCCCGCCCTCCCGGCCATCACCACCGACCTGCACACCACGTCGGCGGCCGTCCAACTCACCCTGACCGGCACCCTCGCCGGCCTCGCCCTCGGGCAGTTGCTGATCGGCCCGCTGTCCGACGCGGTGGGCCGACGCAAGCCGCTGCTCGCCGGTATCGGCCTGCACATCGTGGCGTCCGCGCTGTGCGCGATCGCGCCGGACATCGGCGTGGTCGGGGTCCTTCGCGTGCTCCAGGGGCTCGGTGTCGCGGCCAGTTCCGTGGTGGCGACGGCGGTCGTCCGTGACCTGTTCAGCGGCGCCGCCTTCGCGAAGCTCTTCTCCCGCCTGATGCTGGTGATGGGCGTGGCCCCGATCCTGGCCCCCACCCTGGGCAGTGGGCTGCTGCGCTGGTCGGACTGGCGGGGCGTGTTCGTGGCCCTCGCCGTCTTCGGCGTACTGCTGGTCGTCGTCGCAGCCGTCGGGCTCCAGGAAACCCTGCCGCCCGAGCGGCGTCGCCACGGCGGCGTGACCGCCACCGTACGGGACTACGCCACCCTGCTGCGTGACCGGACGTTCGTCGGCCTCGTGCTGGTCGCCGGGCTCGCCATGGCGGCGCTCTTCGCGTACGTGGCCGGGTCGTCGTTCGTCTTCCAGCAGCAGTACGGGCTCGACGAGCAGCAGTTCGGGCTCGCCTTCGGGGCCGGCGCCGTCGGCCTGATCACCGCCACCCAGCTCAACGTGCGGCTGCTGCGCCGCTACCCGCCGCAGCGGATCCTCGTCGCCGCGCTCGGCGCGGGCACCGTGGCCGGCCTGGTGCTGCTTGCCGTCGCCGCGACCGGCTTCGGCGGCCTCGCCGCCATCCTGGCCTCGCTGTGGGTGGTGCTCGCCGCGGCCGGGCTCGCCATGCCGAACGCACCCGCCCTGGCGCTGTCCCGGCACGGCGAGGCGGCGGGCACCGCGGCGGCGCTGCTCGGCGCGGTGCAGTTCGGCACCGGAGCCCTGGCCGCGCCGCTCGTCGGGGCGCTCGGCACCGGAAGCGTGGCGATGGCCGCGGTGGTCGCCGGTGGCATGGTCACGGCGATGGCCGTCCTGCTGGCCGTGGTCCGGCCCGCGCGACTGGCCGAGATCGAGCCGGCCGCGGTCGCCGTGGCCGCACACTGA
- a CDS encoding S8 family serine peptidase: MSAGAALALAATALVAASTGAQAGTGTGAASPSDKIRPDLAKQLQAKNEGDFWIHFKDKADLSKASAIKDWTKRGTAVAEALQKTAAASQAKIKAELDSSGVKYQTFWATNAIKVSGGSSTMVQNFAAHAEVDGLYAPIEYKVPEVTEGTNEKTVNALEWGIANIKADQVWSQYGVKGAGITVANIDTGVQFDHPALVSSYRGNNGDGTFDHNYNWYNAAGTCAAAPCDSNGHGTHTMGTMAGSDGANQIGVAPEVKWIAANGCCPSDAALISSGQWMLQPRDLNGQNPDASKRPNIINNSWGTTLPSNEPFMEDVTNAWTASGIFGAWSNGNNGPGCQTSGSPGSLTSNYSAGAYDINNNIASFSSRGAGQGGTIKPNIAAPGVNVRSSVPGSSYASYNGTSMASPHLAGAVALLWSAAPSLVGDITATRALLNTSAVDKADTQCGGTAANNNVYGEGRLDVLALLNAAPIGDTGTLAGTVTDAATGAPIAGATVALTGGADRQLTTGSDGKYSSLLPAGDYQVAVSAFAYQSKTVSAKITKDATTTTNVALSAVPSVTVSGSVTDGSGHGWPLYAKVSVEGPSGVSDYTTPADGRYSFKLPAGATYSVKVEPQYPGYQTVTKDVVVGSGNVTHNVAVPVVANSCTAAPGYRWGSDGVYETFDGATVPAGWSVVDGLGNGQVWQFNDPGNRGNLTGGTGNFAIVDSDKYGSGQRQDTSLVSPVVDLTNVAAPVIRFNQDFRQLSANRGAVDLSLDGGTTWTNVLLQSANARGPLVTEIKIPQAAGNAQTRVRFRYYDAAWAWWWQVDNVLIGSQVTCQPVDGGLVIGHVQDKNDNSYVNGATVTSDDRPAEKTTSVATPDDTKLPDGFFWMFSSLTGSHKFTANAGKYVGQSKQVNVATDWVTSTSFQLAAGQLSIKPAEVVGSAKMPDGKVSKSFTVTNTGGAPVDVEFSERDGGFVLQRADGSQLSKQQLLAASGAPEQRLNVPTSFAAQTSGKSATAASAATGPHAAPWTDIANYPAKVMDNRVVNLDGKVYSIAGGDGTASTAKNYVYDPIAQNWAPIADLPGARNAVTVGVADGKIIVTGGWGASGPDGTTWSYDPAANSWTKKANNPAPRSAAGQAVVDGKLYAVGGCTTSSCTPMSNSVVRYDPGSDAWETLPNYPKSVAFLSCGGIDGVVYCTGGNDGSVAQKAGYAFDPGANTWKAIADAPADNWASSFAVASGKLLVVGGVQGGAITNAGFAYDPASNSWSNLPNANTARYRGGAACGFYKVGGSSGSFDAQAESEALPGFEQCAEASADVSWMTIDKTSATLAPGQKVTVNVTMTANVDQPGAYSASIAIKQNTPYTVQPVPVTMTANPPNTWSKLMGTVTGTSCQGAKAPLVGAVVQVDSWTSSYTFATDADGKYAYWMDRRNNPLTIIVAKDGWKPQTRQAKLVSGTPTVEDFALSPIKC, translated from the coding sequence GTGAGCGCAGGCGCGGCTCTGGCCCTCGCCGCGACAGCCCTGGTCGCCGCCAGCACCGGCGCCCAGGCCGGCACGGGAACAGGCGCGGCATCCCCCTCGGACAAGATTCGCCCGGACCTGGCGAAGCAGTTGCAGGCCAAGAACGAGGGCGACTTCTGGATCCACTTCAAGGACAAGGCGGACCTGAGCAAGGCCAGTGCGATCAAGGACTGGACCAAGCGAGGCACCGCGGTCGCCGAGGCGTTGCAGAAGACCGCCGCGGCGAGCCAGGCCAAGATCAAGGCCGAGCTCGACAGCTCCGGCGTGAAGTACCAGACCTTCTGGGCGACCAACGCCATCAAGGTCAGCGGCGGCTCCTCGACGATGGTGCAGAACTTCGCCGCGCACGCCGAGGTCGACGGCCTGTACGCCCCGATCGAGTACAAGGTGCCCGAGGTCACCGAGGGCACCAACGAGAAGACGGTGAACGCCCTCGAGTGGGGCATCGCGAACATCAAGGCCGACCAGGTCTGGTCCCAGTACGGGGTCAAGGGCGCCGGCATCACGGTGGCGAACATCGACACCGGGGTCCAGTTCGACCACCCGGCCCTGGTGAGCTCCTACCGCGGCAACAACGGCGACGGCACGTTCGACCACAACTACAACTGGTACAACGCCGCCGGGACCTGCGCCGCCGCCCCCTGCGACAGCAACGGCCACGGCACCCACACCATGGGCACGATGGCCGGCTCCGACGGGGCCAACCAGATCGGCGTCGCGCCCGAGGTCAAGTGGATCGCGGCGAACGGCTGCTGCCCCAGCGACGCCGCGCTGATCTCCTCCGGCCAGTGGATGCTGCAGCCCCGGGACCTCAACGGTCAGAACCCGGACGCGAGCAAGCGGCCGAACATCATCAACAACTCGTGGGGTACCACGCTGCCCTCCAACGAACCGTTCATGGAGGACGTGACCAACGCCTGGACCGCCTCGGGCATCTTCGGCGCCTGGTCCAACGGCAACAACGGTCCGGGCTGCCAGACCAGCGGCTCGCCGGGCAGCCTGACCAGCAACTACTCCGCCGGCGCGTACGACATCAACAACAACATCGCCAGCTTCTCCTCCCGTGGAGCTGGACAGGGCGGAACGATCAAGCCGAACATCGCCGCACCCGGCGTGAACGTCCGGTCGAGCGTTCCGGGCAGCAGCTACGCCAGCTACAACGGCACCTCGATGGCCTCCCCGCACCTCGCGGGCGCGGTCGCGCTGCTGTGGTCGGCGGCGCCGTCGCTGGTCGGTGACATCACCGCCACCCGCGCGCTGCTCAACACCAGTGCGGTCGACAAGGCCGACACCCAGTGCGGCGGCACCGCGGCGAACAACAACGTCTACGGCGAGGGCCGGCTGGACGTCCTCGCGCTGCTCAACGCGGCCCCGATCGGCGACACCGGCACCCTGGCCGGCACCGTCACGGACGCGGCCACCGGTGCCCCGATCGCGGGTGCCACGGTGGCCCTGACCGGTGGGGCCGACCGCCAGCTGACCACCGGGAGCGACGGCAAGTACTCGTCCCTCCTGCCGGCTGGTGACTACCAGGTCGCCGTCTCGGCCTTCGCCTACCAGAGCAAGACGGTGTCGGCGAAGATCACCAAGGACGCGACGACGACGACCAACGTCGCGCTGTCGGCGGTGCCCAGCGTCACCGTCAGTGGTTCGGTCACCGACGGCTCCGGACACGGCTGGCCGCTGTACGCGAAGGTGAGCGTCGAGGGCCCGTCGGGTGTGTCCGACTACACCACGCCCGCCGACGGCCGTTACAGCTTCAAGCTCCCGGCCGGGGCGACGTACAGCGTGAAGGTCGAGCCGCAGTACCCGGGCTACCAGACGGTGACCAAGGACGTCGTGGTCGGCTCGGGCAACGTCACCCACAACGTGGCCGTTCCGGTGGTCGCCAACTCGTGCACCGCGGCGCCCGGCTACCGGTGGGGCTCCGACGGGGTGTACGAGACCTTCGACGGCGCCACGGTGCCGGCCGGCTGGTCCGTGGTGGACGGGCTCGGCAACGGCCAGGTCTGGCAGTTCAACGACCCGGGCAACCGGGGCAACCTGACCGGCGGCACCGGTAACTTCGCGATCGTCGACAGCGACAAGTACGGCAGCGGCCAGCGGCAGGACACCTCGCTCGTCAGCCCGGTCGTCGACCTGACCAACGTCGCGGCGCCGGTGATCCGGTTCAACCAGGACTTCCGGCAGCTGAGCGCCAACCGCGGGGCGGTCGACCTCAGCCTCGACGGCGGCACCACCTGGACCAACGTCCTCCTGCAGTCGGCCAACGCCCGCGGGCCGCTGGTCACCGAGATCAAGATCCCGCAGGCGGCCGGCAACGCGCAGACCCGGGTGCGGTTCCGCTACTACGACGCCGCCTGGGCGTGGTGGTGGCAGGTCGACAACGTGCTGATCGGCAGCCAGGTCACCTGCCAGCCGGTCGACGGTGGTCTGGTGATCGGCCACGTGCAGGACAAGAACGACAACAGCTACGTCAACGGCGCGACCGTCACCAGCGACGACCGGCCGGCGGAGAAGACCACCTCGGTGGCGACGCCGGACGACACCAAGCTGCCCGACGGCTTCTTCTGGATGTTCTCGTCGCTGACCGGTTCGCACAAGTTCACCGCCAACGCCGGCAAGTACGTCGGCCAGAGCAAGCAGGTCAACGTCGCGACCGACTGGGTGACCAGCACGAGCTTCCAGCTCGCGGCCGGCCAGCTGTCGATCAAGCCGGCCGAGGTGGTCGGCTCCGCGAAGATGCCCGACGGCAAGGTCAGCAAGAGCTTCACGGTGACCAACACCGGCGGGGCTCCGGTCGACGTGGAGTTCAGTGAGCGGGACGGCGGCTTCGTGCTCCAGCGGGCCGACGGCTCCCAGCTGAGCAAGCAGCAGCTGCTCGCCGCCAGCGGCGCACCGGAGCAGCGGCTCAACGTCCCGACGTCGTTCGCCGCGCAGACGTCCGGCAAGTCGGCCACGGCGGCCTCCGCCGCGACCGGCCCGCACGCCGCGCCCTGGACGGACATCGCCAACTACCCGGCCAAGGTGATGGACAACCGGGTGGTGAACCTCGACGGCAAGGTCTACTCGATCGCTGGTGGCGACGGGACGGCCTCCACCGCGAAGAACTACGTCTACGACCCGATCGCGCAGAACTGGGCGCCGATCGCCGATCTTCCGGGCGCGCGTAACGCCGTGACGGTGGGCGTCGCGGACGGGAAGATCATCGTGACCGGTGGCTGGGGCGCGTCCGGGCCCGACGGCACCACCTGGTCGTACGACCCGGCGGCCAACAGCTGGACGAAGAAGGCCAACAACCCCGCGCCGCGCTCCGCGGCCGGCCAGGCGGTCGTCGACGGCAAGCTGTACGCCGTCGGCGGGTGCACGACGTCGTCCTGCACGCCGATGTCGAACTCCGTCGTCCGGTACGACCCGGGCAGCGACGCCTGGGAGACGCTGCCCAACTACCCGAAGTCGGTGGCGTTCCTGTCCTGCGGCGGGATCGACGGTGTCGTCTACTGCACCGGCGGTAACGACGGTTCCGTGGCGCAGAAGGCGGGCTACGCCTTCGACCCGGGGGCCAACACCTGGAAGGCCATCGCCGACGCGCCGGCCGACAACTGGGCCAGCTCGTTCGCCGTCGCGAGCGGCAAGCTCCTGGTCGTCGGTGGCGTGCAGGGCGGGGCCATCACCAACGCCGGCTTCGCGTACGACCCGGCCAGCAACTCGTGGTCGAACCTGCCGAACGCCAACACCGCCCGCTACCGTGGCGGCGCGGCCTGCGGCTTCTACAAGGTCGGTGGCTCGTCGGGCAGCTTCGACGCCCAGGCGGAGAGCGAGGCGCTGCCCGGGTTCGAGCAGTGCGCCGAGGCCTCGGCGGACGTCAGCTGGATGACGATCGACAAGACGTCGGCCACGCTGGCGCCGGGTCAGAAGGTCACGGTCAACGTCACGATGACGGCGAACGTCGACCAGCCGGGTGCGTACAGCGCCTCGATCGCGATCAAGCAGAACACGCCGTACACGGTGCAGCCGGTGCCGGTGACGATGACCGCGAACCCGCCGAACACCTGGAGCAAGCTGATGGGCACGGTCACCGGGACGAGCTGCCAGGGTGCCAAGGCGCCGCTGGTTGGCGCGGTCGTCCAGGTCGACTCGTGGACGAGTTCGTACACGTTCGCCACCGACGCCGACGGCAAGTACGCCTACTGGATGGACCGTCGCAACAACCCGCTGACGATCATCGTCGCCAAGGACGGCTGGAAGCCCCAGACCCGTCAGGCGAAGCTGGTCAGCGGCACGCCCACGGTGGAGGACTTCGCGCTCTCCCCGATCAAGTGCTGA
- a CDS encoding DUF427 domain-containing protein: MPDYPKAITPVDHIEPVPRRVRAFLAGEPVLDSTRARYVWEWPFYPQYYLPSADVRHDLLVDEERTEPSRRGTARLHGLRVGDTIRAGCARWYGDDALPGLADTIRFDWAALDGWFEEDEEVFVHPRNPYARVDALRSSRGVRVELDGTVLAESTSPVLVFETGLPTRYYLDRTDVDFRHLVPSDTTTACPYKGRTTNYWSVRGDGTQHPDLAWSYSFPTAALLPIAGLVAFYNEKVDLVVDGERLARPRTHFS, encoded by the coding sequence GTGCCGGACTATCCGAAGGCGATCACCCCCGTCGACCACATCGAGCCGGTGCCCCGCCGGGTCCGCGCGTTCCTCGCCGGCGAGCCGGTGCTGGACAGCACCCGGGCCCGGTACGTGTGGGAGTGGCCGTTCTACCCGCAGTACTACCTCCCGAGCGCGGACGTGCGCCATGACCTGCTGGTTGACGAAGAGCGTACGGAGCCGTCGCGGCGCGGCACCGCCCGGCTGCACGGGCTGCGGGTCGGCGACACCATCCGGGCCGGCTGCGCGCGGTGGTACGGCGACGACGCGCTGCCCGGGCTGGCGGACACGATCCGGTTCGACTGGGCCGCGCTCGACGGCTGGTTCGAGGAGGACGAGGAGGTTTTCGTCCATCCCCGGAATCCGTACGCCCGGGTGGACGCGCTGCGTTCCTCGCGCGGCGTCCGGGTGGAGCTGGACGGGACGGTGCTGGCCGAGTCGACGTCGCCGGTGCTGGTCTTCGAGACCGGCCTGCCGACCCGCTACTACCTCGACCGCACCGACGTGGACTTCCGGCACCTGGTGCCGTCGGACACCACGACCGCCTGCCCCTACAAGGGCCGGACCACCAACTACTGGTCGGTACGCGGCGACGGCACGCAGCACCCGGACCTGGCCTGGTCGTACAGCTTCCCCACCGCCGCGCTGCTGCCGATCGCCGGGCTGGTCGCCTTCTACAACGAGAAGGTCGACCTGGTCGTGGACGGGGAGCGGCTGGCGCGGCCGCGTACCCACTTCTCCTGA
- a CDS encoding winged helix-turn-helix domain-containing protein has protein sequence MGAVVEYDESAVPDESAPVENLFPLLIAVTPSPAERIRLAELLDGVAPLLLVADLDELRKLIAAPKQPAATPSTPAPAPAPPPAPDEVLLIDSVRSTARCGDREVGLTRLEHDLLTCLTTEPVRAWSYAELHRSVWRDEGRQRKADVQSLVKRLRRKLTKLGTGVTIDAVRGVGFRLTDHQRPRIGGA, from the coding sequence GTGGGGGCTGTGGTCGAGTACGACGAGAGCGCTGTGCCGGACGAGTCGGCTCCGGTCGAGAACCTCTTTCCACTGTTGATAGCGGTGACGCCGTCACCGGCCGAGCGGATCCGGCTCGCGGAACTCCTCGACGGCGTCGCGCCGCTGCTGCTGGTGGCCGACCTCGATGAGCTGCGCAAACTGATCGCGGCTCCGAAGCAACCCGCAGCGACGCCGTCCACACCGGCGCCCGCACCCGCCCCGCCGCCGGCACCTGACGAGGTCCTGCTGATCGACTCTGTCCGGTCCACCGCCCGCTGCGGGGACCGGGAGGTCGGTCTCACCCGACTTGAGCACGACCTGCTGACCTGCCTGACCACCGAGCCGGTCCGGGCCTGGAGCTACGCCGAGCTGCACCGGTCGGTCTGGCGTGACGAGGGACGGCAACGCAAGGCGGACGTGCAGTCCCTGGTGAAGCGACTACGGCGCAAGCTCACCAAGCTCGGCACCGGCGTCACCATCGACGCCGTACGCGGTGTCGGATTCCGGCTGACCGACCATCAGCGTCCGCGGATCGGCGGCGCGTGA
- a CDS encoding RyR domain-containing protein, whose amino-acid sequence MTQPLAGFVRPTTRWLRIVFGVIGLLSLVLGYLGFEHLMRVRPESLHDRYDVLYYDLQLFVLGAEPFQEAGPYPWQLQVARFTAPLFTLLAVAEASRLLLAAEIRRLRARRARGHALVCGDSQFAQMLADRLFADGERVVVVRSEPFGPLEYRQRRYLGVVGDPTSAEVLRGAGLPMARTIYACTGNDDRNHAIANAASRLIQDRRQTPRVYVQVHDPEMCLSLQARRLGAAGSSRLRLDYFHVDDIAARALHRHHPLRGPAAGRPARVLIAGTGAFRRALLVETARHWRESRADPHTGEPVPPLHVDLVAPDAGTELALAAARYPFLATVCRLAAYDVDLDGLTGLPQLAAGGYDRIYLCAPDERKGLQFVLDTPALWRGAETAVFVPVYRQAALAAAFHGDSRHDLLDEVHGKLRLYPVLTHACDARLIAEDLTERLAQQIHDRYLHAQRRAGVRLGEAPAMVDWSGLPESLRQANRAHVQDIAAKLLDLGCVVAPRHGGTGDASAAGQAIDDRIDELARLEHERWCRERQGEGWTYGEPRDDVRRRHPALRPWPELAPDVQEQNREEIRALPDVLSDSGFELIRLAPAVPAQRRGPADGA is encoded by the coding sequence ATGACGCAACCCCTCGCCGGCTTCGTCCGCCCGACCACGCGCTGGCTGCGGATCGTGTTCGGAGTCATCGGCCTGCTCTCTCTGGTGCTCGGCTACCTCGGGTTCGAACACCTGATGCGGGTCCGACCGGAGAGCCTCCACGACCGGTACGACGTGCTCTACTACGACCTCCAACTCTTCGTCCTCGGCGCCGAACCGTTCCAGGAGGCCGGCCCCTACCCGTGGCAGTTGCAGGTCGCCCGCTTCACCGCCCCGCTGTTCACCCTGCTCGCCGTCGCCGAGGCCAGCCGGCTGCTGCTGGCGGCCGAGATCCGCCGCCTGCGCGCCCGACGGGCCCGCGGCCACGCCCTGGTCTGTGGTGACTCCCAGTTCGCCCAGATGCTCGCCGACCGGCTCTTCGCCGACGGTGAACGGGTCGTCGTGGTGCGCTCCGAACCGTTCGGCCCACTGGAGTACCGCCAACGCCGCTACCTCGGCGTCGTCGGCGACCCGACCAGCGCCGAGGTGCTGCGCGGCGCCGGCCTGCCCATGGCCCGCACCATCTACGCCTGCACCGGAAACGACGACCGCAACCACGCCATCGCCAACGCCGCCAGCCGACTGATCCAGGACCGGCGGCAGACGCCCCGGGTCTACGTCCAGGTCCACGACCCCGAGATGTGCCTGTCGCTGCAGGCGCGGCGGCTCGGCGCCGCCGGATCCAGCCGGCTGCGGCTCGACTACTTCCACGTCGACGACATCGCCGCCCGCGCGCTGCACCGGCACCACCCGCTGCGCGGCCCCGCCGCCGGCCGGCCGGCGCGGGTCCTTATCGCCGGCACCGGCGCCTTCCGCCGCGCCCTGCTGGTGGAGACCGCTCGGCACTGGCGCGAGAGCCGGGCCGACCCGCATACCGGCGAGCCGGTCCCACCCCTGCACGTGGACCTCGTGGCGCCCGACGCCGGCACCGAACTCGCCCTGGCCGCCGCCCGTTACCCCTTCCTGGCCACCGTCTGCCGACTCGCCGCGTACGACGTCGACCTCGACGGGCTCACCGGTCTGCCGCAACTGGCCGCCGGCGGCTACGACCGGATCTATCTCTGCGCCCCGGACGAGCGCAAGGGGCTGCAGTTCGTGCTGGACACACCCGCGCTCTGGCGGGGAGCGGAGACCGCCGTCTTCGTGCCGGTCTACCGGCAGGCGGCGCTCGCCGCGGCCTTCCACGGCGACTCCCGCCACGACCTGCTCGACGAGGTGCACGGCAAGCTGCGCCTCTATCCGGTGCTCACCCATGCCTGCGACGCCCGACTGATCGCCGAGGACCTCACGGAACGGCTGGCCCAGCAGATCCACGACCGGTATCTGCACGCCCAGCGGCGGGCCGGGGTACGCCTCGGTGAGGCGCCCGCGATGGTGGACTGGTCGGGTCTGCCCGAGTCACTGCGGCAGGCCAACCGCGCCCACGTCCAGGACATCGCCGCCAAGCTGTTGGATCTCGGCTGCGTCGTGGCACCCCGGCACGGCGGCACCGGCGACGCCTCGGCCGCCGGGCAGGCCATCGACGACCGGATCGACGAACTCGCCCGACTGGAACACGAGCGGTGGTGCCGAGAACGGCAGGGGGAGGGCTGGACGTACGGCGAGCCGCGCGACGACGTCCGGCGGCGGCATCCCGCGCTGCGACCCTGGCCCGAGCTGGCCCCCGACGTCCAGGAACAGAACCGCGAGGAGATCCGGGCGCTGCCCGACGTGCTGTCCGACAGTGGGTTCGAGCTGATCCGGCTGGCACCCGCCGTGCCGGCGCAGCGGAGAGGACCGGCCGATGGGGCCTGA